In Bradysia coprophila strain Holo2 unplaced genomic scaffold, BU_Bcop_v1 contig_24, whole genome shotgun sequence, one genomic interval encodes:
- the LOC119077747 gene encoding F-BAR domain only protein 2 isoform X9 has product MTVDFNDYFWGDKNNGFDVLYHNMKYGLVASKELSDFFREKSNIEEHNSKLMTKLANKAGSGCVNGTFAPIWVVLKSSADRLASLHLQMVQKISELVKDVAKYADELHKKHKTVKEEESSTLEVVQAMQSSTVAVQKSKDLYNSKMLEFEKLKKDNASTKDLEKAETKLKKQQDDYKALLEKHNPVKMEFERRMNITCKKFQDIEDSHLKQMKEFLSTYIELLQNNHDMVGQVHSEFKRQFLEMTVDKLLEQFVLSKYTGLEKPGSRESRGSRDSSSIEVLSAPTSPSDHNQTNSQIGRNPLRGSKFSAILRSGRNKAKVKKANKKKKDGVETSSTKDEKTSVAEEVTEENKVEETPVVSLKSSTPLAPTATPDVDEDGYSIQPKEPQWETVASKKEIFYSDSDSDSEHDEQERKIRVEIKPLNNGIAPISASVDELRATVESLSLSPLGGALSARHGSNSESDSFMKRSHSVSQQFSDKPSNDLLGLNLFQQHQSPGASNASTPTASHPYAPLQSPTLSVSNTSRYADLGDIFSEVGEISASAPASANLSKSGRQIPTPTSANSIAIPRPPSRREAAVRGRVSPSTISRADSVGSLEFRTASIGIGSSRGPSPLTIGMSDTVPLAVAFHEIVHAYFNFPSISRGSDESRCQVKMSGDMMLSFPAGIVSVLANNPNPAKLGFRIKNTQNLENVLPNKQLVTIDQLQSTSLSTVLEFNMPALTSLLRRQSEQNPTASYFNVDILKYQVKSKSGALSCPFQLVCYWKCEPTHTDIKIDYKYNSHAMAAPSPLLNVSISVPVDGGVKNVQSKPFSAWLGESNRLVWNFTDISQHSDNNGVGTLRARLDVANGPSNPSMLTTQFNCEGTTLSGIEFELVGAGYRLSLVKRRFVSGKYICEGDGIRNMTTPTPPSSSSPSPYNRTG; this is encoded by the exons GGTGACAAAAACAATGGATTCGACGTGTTGTATCACAACATGAAATACGGACTAGTGGCGAGCAAAGAATTATCGGATTTCTTTCGCGAGAAGTCAAACATTGAAGAGCACAACTCAAAGTTAATGACAAAATTGGCTAACAAAGCCGGTTCTGGATGTGTTAATGGGACATTTGCACCGATTTGGGTGGTGCTGAAATCATCGGCCGATCGACTAGCATCGTTGCACTTACAAATGGTGCAAAAGATATCAGAGCTGGTTAAGGATGTGGCGAAATATGCAgatgaattgcataaaaagcATAAAACGGTGAAAGAGGAAGAGTCTAGCACACTGGAAGTGGTACAGGCAATGCAGTCGTCAACGGTTGCcgttcaaaaatcaaaagatttGTACAATAGTAAAATGTTGGAATTTGAGAAGCTGAAGAAGGATAATGCGTCGACAAAAGATTTAGAAAAGGCGGAAACGAAGCTGAAGAAACAGCAGGACGACTACAAAGCTTTGTTGGAAAAGCATAACCCCGTTAAGATGGAATTTGAACGTAGGATGAATATCACGTGCAAG aaatttcaagatattGAGGATAGTCATTTGAAGCAAATGAAAGAGTTCCTGTCGACGTACATTGAGCTTTTACAGAACAATCACGATATGGTGGGACAA GTTCATTCCGAATTTAAGCGGCAGTTTTTAGAAATGACCGTCGATAAACTCTTAgaacaatttgttttaagTAAATACACAGGCCTTGAGAAACCAG GAAGTCGTGAGAGTCGTGGTAGCCGTGACTCTTCGTCCATAGAAGTATTATCAGCTCCGACAAGTCCCAGTGACCATAACcaaacaaattcacaaatCGGCCGGAATCCTTTAAGAGgatcaaaat TTTCAGCCATATTACGGAGCGGTAGAAATAAAGCCAAAGTGAAAAAAgccaataaaaagaagaaggacGGCGTTGAAACATCGAGCACAAAGGACGAAAAGACGTCAGTTGC CGAGGAGGTTACTGAAGAAAATAAAGTAGAGGAAACACCTGTCGTATCATTGAAGTCCAGCACGCCTTTAGCACCGACTGCTACCCCAGATGTAGATGAAGACGGTTACAGTATTCAGCCGAAGGAACCGCAATGGGAAACTGTGGCTAGTAAAAAAG aaatcttcTATTCCGACTCGGACAGTGATTCCGAACACGATgaacaagaaagaaaaattcgagTGGAAATTAAACCGCTCAACAATGGAATTGCTCCAATTTCTGCTAGCGTAGATGAGTTGCGAGCAACAGTGGAAAGTTTGTCATTGTCGCCATTGGGAGGAGCTCTATCG GCACGTCATGGTTCAAATTCTGAAAGCGATTCGTTTATGAAACGCTCTCACTCTGTGTCCCAGCAATTCAGCGATAAACCGAGTAACGATTTACTGGGCCTTAATTTGTTTCAGCAACACCAAAGTCCCGGTGCATCAAATGCATCGACGCCCACAGCTTCACATCCGTACGCACCGTTACAAAGTCCTACATTATCTGTGTCCAATACTTCAAG ATACGCTGATTTGGGCGACATATTTTCGGAAGTGGGTGAAATCAGTGCCTCCGCTCCAGCATCAGCGAATCTTAGCAAATCGGGCCGACAAATACCAACGCCGACATCAGCCAACAGCATTGCCATACCCCGTCCACCATCTAGGCGTGAAGCTGCTGTTAGAGGCCGTGTAAGTCCATCAACAATATCTCGTGCAGATAGTGTTGGCAGCCTAGAGTTTCGTACAGCGAGCATTGGCATTGGCTCGTCGAGAGGGCCATCGCCGTTAACGATTGGAATGAGCGATACAGTACCGTTGGCTGTCGCATTTCACGAGATAGTGCATGCCTATTTTAA TTTTCCATCAATCTCTAGGGGCAGTGATGAATCTCGGTGCCAGGTGAAGATGTCGGGCGATATGATGTTGTCTTTTCCGGCTGGTATTGTCAGTGTATTAGCGAATAATCCGAATCCGGCGAAATTAGGCTTCCGCATCAAAAATActcaaaatttggaaaatgtcTTACCGAACAAACAACTTGTCACAAT TGATCAACTGCAGTCGACTAGTTTAAGCACCGTTCTTGAATTCAACATGCCTGCATTGACATCGTTATTGCGCCGTCAGTCCGAACAAAATCCCACTGCGTCCTACTTCAACGTTGACATTCTCAAATATCAAGTCAAATCAAAATCGGGTGCGTTATCATGCCCATTTCAGCTGGTGTGCTATTGGAAGTGTGAACCGACCCACACCGACATAAAAATCGACTACAAATACAACAGTCATGCGATGGCAGCCCCGTCACCGTTGCTTAACGTTTCCATATCGGTGCCGGTTGATGGTGGTGTGAAAAATGTACAATCGAAACCGTTTTCCGCTTGGCTGGGCGAATCGAACCGTTTGGTCTGGAATTTCACGGACATTTCGCAACATTCTGATAACAATGGCGTTGGAACGTTGAGAGCCCGACTGGATGTGGCCAATGGTCCGTCGAATCCGTCGATGTTAACCACACAATTCAATTGTGAAGGTACAACTCTATCTGGTATCGAATTTGAATTGGTCGGTGCTGGGTATCGACTGTCTTTGGTGAAGAGGAGATTTGTATCTG GAAAATACATCTGCGAAGGGGACGGTATTCGGAACATGACAACGCCAACGCCACCCAGCTCCAGCTCACCAAGTCCATACAATCGTACTGGTTAG
- the LOC119077747 gene encoding F-BAR domain only protein 2 isoform X3: protein MTVDFNDYFWGDKNNGFDVLYHNMKYGLVASKELSDFFREKSNIEEHNSKLMTKLANKAGSGCVNGTFAPIWVVLKSSADRLASLHLQMVQKISELVKDVAKYADELHKKHKTVKEEESSTLEVVQAMQSSTVAVQKSKDLYNSKMLEFEKLKKDNASTKDLEKAETKLKKQQDDYKALLEKHNPVKMEFERRMNITCKKFQDIEDSHLKQMKEFLSTYIELLQNNHDMVGQVHSEFKRQFLEMTVDKLLEQFVLSKYTGLEKPEIVELDLANWSSATNLNATTTTQSNNTTQPHQSANITLNSSDLPGSPATTNSTTTKREPYLRNWFLTSSSSSSSSAATAQQQQHLTPVPTTTTPIPIVSLSSANDTKSDSVDVTPNQSPQQSVHPSVPSTHYHQTNNGESIDKVNNKPSAAQPQQHQQKSSRRTTSLLNLFMSNSQGSRESRGSRDSSSIEVLSAPTSPSDHNQTNSQIGRNPLRGSKFSAILRSGRNKAKVKKANKKKKDGVETSSTKDEKTSVAEEVTEENKVEETPVVSLKSSTPLAPTATPDVDEDGYSIQPKEPQWETVASKKEIFYSDSDSDSEHDEQERKIRVEIKPLNNGIAPISASVDELRATVESLSLSPLGGALSQHQSPGASNASTPTASHPYAPLQSPTLSVSNTSRYADLGDIFSEVGEISASAPASANLSKSGRQIPTPTSANSIAIPRPPSRREAAVRGRVSPSTISRADSVGSLEFRTASIGIGSSRGPSPLTIGMSDTVPLAVAFHEIVHAYFNFPSISRGSDESRCQVKMSGDMMLSFPAGIVSVLANNPNPAKLGFRIKNTQNLENVLPNKQLVTIDQLQSTSLSTVLEFNMPALTSLLRRQSEQNPTASYFNVDILKYQVKSKSGALSCPFQLVCYWKCEPTHTDIKIDYKYNSHAMAAPSPLLNVSISVPVDGGVKNVQSKPFSAWLGESNRLVWNFTDISQHSDNNGVGTLRARLDVANGPSNPSMLTTQFNCEGTTLSGIEFELVGAGYRLSLVKRRFVSGKYICEGDGIRNMTTPTPPSSSSPSPYNRTG from the exons GGTGACAAAAACAATGGATTCGACGTGTTGTATCACAACATGAAATACGGACTAGTGGCGAGCAAAGAATTATCGGATTTCTTTCGCGAGAAGTCAAACATTGAAGAGCACAACTCAAAGTTAATGACAAAATTGGCTAACAAAGCCGGTTCTGGATGTGTTAATGGGACATTTGCACCGATTTGGGTGGTGCTGAAATCATCGGCCGATCGACTAGCATCGTTGCACTTACAAATGGTGCAAAAGATATCAGAGCTGGTTAAGGATGTGGCGAAATATGCAgatgaattgcataaaaagcATAAAACGGTGAAAGAGGAAGAGTCTAGCACACTGGAAGTGGTACAGGCAATGCAGTCGTCAACGGTTGCcgttcaaaaatcaaaagatttGTACAATAGTAAAATGTTGGAATTTGAGAAGCTGAAGAAGGATAATGCGTCGACAAAAGATTTAGAAAAGGCGGAAACGAAGCTGAAGAAACAGCAGGACGACTACAAAGCTTTGTTGGAAAAGCATAACCCCGTTAAGATGGAATTTGAACGTAGGATGAATATCACGTGCAAG aaatttcaagatattGAGGATAGTCATTTGAAGCAAATGAAAGAGTTCCTGTCGACGTACATTGAGCTTTTACAGAACAATCACGATATGGTGGGACAA GTTCATTCCGAATTTAAGCGGCAGTTTTTAGAAATGACCGTCGATAAACTCTTAgaacaatttgttttaagTAAATACACAGGCCTTGAGAAACCAG AAATTGTTGAGCTTGATTTGGCTAATTGGTCAAGTGCAACCAATCTAAATGCAACCACTACCACTCAATCAAACAACACTACTCAACCTCATCAATCGGCTAACATAACACTAAACTCATCCGATTTGCCTGGTTCGCCAGCCACAACCAATTCAACAACCACGAAAAGAGAACCCTATCTGAGAAATTGGTTCCTAACATCCTcctcatcatcatcgtcgtcAGCTGCTACAgcacagcagcaacaacatcTGACACCGGTACCAACGACCACCACACCGATTCCCATTGTCAGTTTGTCGTCAGCGAACGACACAAAATCGGATTCCGTCGATGTAACGCCAAATCAGTCACCACAGCAAAGTGTTCATCCATCGGTACCAAGTACGCATTACCATCAAACGAATAATGGCGAAAGCATTGACAAAGTAAATAATAAACCGTCGGCTGCGCAACCGCAACagcatcaacaaaaatcttccCGCCGCACTACTTCCCTTCTAAATCTCTTCATGTCTAATTCTCAGG GAAGTCGTGAGAGTCGTGGTAGCCGTGACTCTTCGTCCATAGAAGTATTATCAGCTCCGACAAGTCCCAGTGACCATAACcaaacaaattcacaaatCGGCCGGAATCCTTTAAGAGgatcaaaat TTTCAGCCATATTACGGAGCGGTAGAAATAAAGCCAAAGTGAAAAAAgccaataaaaagaagaaggacGGCGTTGAAACATCGAGCACAAAGGACGAAAAGACGTCAGTTGC CGAGGAGGTTACTGAAGAAAATAAAGTAGAGGAAACACCTGTCGTATCATTGAAGTCCAGCACGCCTTTAGCACCGACTGCTACCCCAGATGTAGATGAAGACGGTTACAGTATTCAGCCGAAGGAACCGCAATGGGAAACTGTGGCTAGTAAAAAAG aaatcttcTATTCCGACTCGGACAGTGATTCCGAACACGATgaacaagaaagaaaaattcgagTGGAAATTAAACCGCTCAACAATGGAATTGCTCCAATTTCTGCTAGCGTAGATGAGTTGCGAGCAACAGTGGAAAGTTTGTCATTGTCGCCATTGGGAGGAGCTCTATCG CAACACCAAAGTCCCGGTGCATCAAATGCATCGACGCCCACAGCTTCACATCCGTACGCACCGTTACAAAGTCCTACATTATCTGTGTCCAATACTTCAAG ATACGCTGATTTGGGCGACATATTTTCGGAAGTGGGTGAAATCAGTGCCTCCGCTCCAGCATCAGCGAATCTTAGCAAATCGGGCCGACAAATACCAACGCCGACATCAGCCAACAGCATTGCCATACCCCGTCCACCATCTAGGCGTGAAGCTGCTGTTAGAGGCCGTGTAAGTCCATCAACAATATCTCGTGCAGATAGTGTTGGCAGCCTAGAGTTTCGTACAGCGAGCATTGGCATTGGCTCGTCGAGAGGGCCATCGCCGTTAACGATTGGAATGAGCGATACAGTACCGTTGGCTGTCGCATTTCACGAGATAGTGCATGCCTATTTTAA TTTTCCATCAATCTCTAGGGGCAGTGATGAATCTCGGTGCCAGGTGAAGATGTCGGGCGATATGATGTTGTCTTTTCCGGCTGGTATTGTCAGTGTATTAGCGAATAATCCGAATCCGGCGAAATTAGGCTTCCGCATCAAAAATActcaaaatttggaaaatgtcTTACCGAACAAACAACTTGTCACAAT TGATCAACTGCAGTCGACTAGTTTAAGCACCGTTCTTGAATTCAACATGCCTGCATTGACATCGTTATTGCGCCGTCAGTCCGAACAAAATCCCACTGCGTCCTACTTCAACGTTGACATTCTCAAATATCAAGTCAAATCAAAATCGGGTGCGTTATCATGCCCATTTCAGCTGGTGTGCTATTGGAAGTGTGAACCGACCCACACCGACATAAAAATCGACTACAAATACAACAGTCATGCGATGGCAGCCCCGTCACCGTTGCTTAACGTTTCCATATCGGTGCCGGTTGATGGTGGTGTGAAAAATGTACAATCGAAACCGTTTTCCGCTTGGCTGGGCGAATCGAACCGTTTGGTCTGGAATTTCACGGACATTTCGCAACATTCTGATAACAATGGCGTTGGAACGTTGAGAGCCCGACTGGATGTGGCCAATGGTCCGTCGAATCCGTCGATGTTAACCACACAATTCAATTGTGAAGGTACAACTCTATCTGGTATCGAATTTGAATTGGTCGGTGCTGGGTATCGACTGTCTTTGGTGAAGAGGAGATTTGTATCTG GAAAATACATCTGCGAAGGGGACGGTATTCGGAACATGACAACGCCAACGCCACCCAGCTCCAGCTCACCAAGTCCATACAATCGTACTGGTTAG
- the LOC119077747 gene encoding F-BAR domain only protein 2 isoform X1 — translation MTVDFNDYFWGDKNNGFDVLYHNMKYGLVASKELSDFFREKSNIEEHNSKLMTKLANKAGSGCVNGTFAPIWVVLKSSADRLASLHLQMVQKISELVKDVAKYADELHKKHKTVKEEESSTLEVVQAMQSSTVAVQKSKDLYNSKMLEFEKLKKDNASTKDLEKAETKLKKQQDDYKALLEKHNPVKMEFERRMNITCKKFQDIEDSHLKQMKEFLSTYIELLQNNHDMVGQVHSEFKRQFLEMTVDKLLEQFVLSKYTGLEKPEIVELDLANWSSATNLNATTTTQSNNTTQPHQSANITLNSSDLPGSPATTNSTTTKREPYLRNWFLTSSSSSSSSAATAQQQQHLTPVPTTTTPIPIVSLSSANDTKSDSVDVTPNQSPQQSVHPSVPSTHYHQTNNGESIDKVNNKPSAAQPQQHQQKSSRRTTSLLNLFMSNSQGSRESRGSRDSSSIEVLSAPTSPSDHNQTNSQIGRNPLRGSKFSAILRSGRNKAKVKKANKKKKDGVETSSTKDEKTSVAEEVTEENKVEETPVVSLKSSTPLAPTATPDVDEDGYSIQPKEPQWETVASKKEIFYSDSDSDSEHDEQERKIRVEIKPLNNGIAPISASVDELRATVESLSLSPLGGALSARHGSNSESDSFMKRSHSVSQQFSDKPSNDLLGLNLFQQHQSPGASNASTPTASHPYAPLQSPTLSVSNTSRYADLGDIFSEVGEISASAPASANLSKSGRQIPTPTSANSIAIPRPPSRREAAVRGRVSPSTISRADSVGSLEFRTASIGIGSSRGPSPLTIGMSDTVPLAVAFHEIVHAYFNFPSISRGSDESRCQVKMSGDMMLSFPAGIVSVLANNPNPAKLGFRIKNTQNLENVLPNKQLVTIDQLQSTSLSTVLEFNMPALTSLLRRQSEQNPTASYFNVDILKYQVKSKSGALSCPFQLVCYWKCEPTHTDIKIDYKYNSHAMAAPSPLLNVSISVPVDGGVKNVQSKPFSAWLGESNRLVWNFTDISQHSDNNGVGTLRARLDVANGPSNPSMLTTQFNCEGTTLSGIEFELVGAGYRLSLVKRRFVSGKYICEGDGIRNMTTPTPPSSSSPSPYNRTG, via the exons GGTGACAAAAACAATGGATTCGACGTGTTGTATCACAACATGAAATACGGACTAGTGGCGAGCAAAGAATTATCGGATTTCTTTCGCGAGAAGTCAAACATTGAAGAGCACAACTCAAAGTTAATGACAAAATTGGCTAACAAAGCCGGTTCTGGATGTGTTAATGGGACATTTGCACCGATTTGGGTGGTGCTGAAATCATCGGCCGATCGACTAGCATCGTTGCACTTACAAATGGTGCAAAAGATATCAGAGCTGGTTAAGGATGTGGCGAAATATGCAgatgaattgcataaaaagcATAAAACGGTGAAAGAGGAAGAGTCTAGCACACTGGAAGTGGTACAGGCAATGCAGTCGTCAACGGTTGCcgttcaaaaatcaaaagatttGTACAATAGTAAAATGTTGGAATTTGAGAAGCTGAAGAAGGATAATGCGTCGACAAAAGATTTAGAAAAGGCGGAAACGAAGCTGAAGAAACAGCAGGACGACTACAAAGCTTTGTTGGAAAAGCATAACCCCGTTAAGATGGAATTTGAACGTAGGATGAATATCACGTGCAAG aaatttcaagatattGAGGATAGTCATTTGAAGCAAATGAAAGAGTTCCTGTCGACGTACATTGAGCTTTTACAGAACAATCACGATATGGTGGGACAA GTTCATTCCGAATTTAAGCGGCAGTTTTTAGAAATGACCGTCGATAAACTCTTAgaacaatttgttttaagTAAATACACAGGCCTTGAGAAACCAG AAATTGTTGAGCTTGATTTGGCTAATTGGTCAAGTGCAACCAATCTAAATGCAACCACTACCACTCAATCAAACAACACTACTCAACCTCATCAATCGGCTAACATAACACTAAACTCATCCGATTTGCCTGGTTCGCCAGCCACAACCAATTCAACAACCACGAAAAGAGAACCCTATCTGAGAAATTGGTTCCTAACATCCTcctcatcatcatcgtcgtcAGCTGCTACAgcacagcagcaacaacatcTGACACCGGTACCAACGACCACCACACCGATTCCCATTGTCAGTTTGTCGTCAGCGAACGACACAAAATCGGATTCCGTCGATGTAACGCCAAATCAGTCACCACAGCAAAGTGTTCATCCATCGGTACCAAGTACGCATTACCATCAAACGAATAATGGCGAAAGCATTGACAAAGTAAATAATAAACCGTCGGCTGCGCAACCGCAACagcatcaacaaaaatcttccCGCCGCACTACTTCCCTTCTAAATCTCTTCATGTCTAATTCTCAGG GAAGTCGTGAGAGTCGTGGTAGCCGTGACTCTTCGTCCATAGAAGTATTATCAGCTCCGACAAGTCCCAGTGACCATAACcaaacaaattcacaaatCGGCCGGAATCCTTTAAGAGgatcaaaat TTTCAGCCATATTACGGAGCGGTAGAAATAAAGCCAAAGTGAAAAAAgccaataaaaagaagaaggacGGCGTTGAAACATCGAGCACAAAGGACGAAAAGACGTCAGTTGC CGAGGAGGTTACTGAAGAAAATAAAGTAGAGGAAACACCTGTCGTATCATTGAAGTCCAGCACGCCTTTAGCACCGACTGCTACCCCAGATGTAGATGAAGACGGTTACAGTATTCAGCCGAAGGAACCGCAATGGGAAACTGTGGCTAGTAAAAAAG aaatcttcTATTCCGACTCGGACAGTGATTCCGAACACGATgaacaagaaagaaaaattcgagTGGAAATTAAACCGCTCAACAATGGAATTGCTCCAATTTCTGCTAGCGTAGATGAGTTGCGAGCAACAGTGGAAAGTTTGTCATTGTCGCCATTGGGAGGAGCTCTATCG GCACGTCATGGTTCAAATTCTGAAAGCGATTCGTTTATGAAACGCTCTCACTCTGTGTCCCAGCAATTCAGCGATAAACCGAGTAACGATTTACTGGGCCTTAATTTGTTTCAGCAACACCAAAGTCCCGGTGCATCAAATGCATCGACGCCCACAGCTTCACATCCGTACGCACCGTTACAAAGTCCTACATTATCTGTGTCCAATACTTCAAG ATACGCTGATTTGGGCGACATATTTTCGGAAGTGGGTGAAATCAGTGCCTCCGCTCCAGCATCAGCGAATCTTAGCAAATCGGGCCGACAAATACCAACGCCGACATCAGCCAACAGCATTGCCATACCCCGTCCACCATCTAGGCGTGAAGCTGCTGTTAGAGGCCGTGTAAGTCCATCAACAATATCTCGTGCAGATAGTGTTGGCAGCCTAGAGTTTCGTACAGCGAGCATTGGCATTGGCTCGTCGAGAGGGCCATCGCCGTTAACGATTGGAATGAGCGATACAGTACCGTTGGCTGTCGCATTTCACGAGATAGTGCATGCCTATTTTAA TTTTCCATCAATCTCTAGGGGCAGTGATGAATCTCGGTGCCAGGTGAAGATGTCGGGCGATATGATGTTGTCTTTTCCGGCTGGTATTGTCAGTGTATTAGCGAATAATCCGAATCCGGCGAAATTAGGCTTCCGCATCAAAAATActcaaaatttggaaaatgtcTTACCGAACAAACAACTTGTCACAAT TGATCAACTGCAGTCGACTAGTTTAAGCACCGTTCTTGAATTCAACATGCCTGCATTGACATCGTTATTGCGCCGTCAGTCCGAACAAAATCCCACTGCGTCCTACTTCAACGTTGACATTCTCAAATATCAAGTCAAATCAAAATCGGGTGCGTTATCATGCCCATTTCAGCTGGTGTGCTATTGGAAGTGTGAACCGACCCACACCGACATAAAAATCGACTACAAATACAACAGTCATGCGATGGCAGCCCCGTCACCGTTGCTTAACGTTTCCATATCGGTGCCGGTTGATGGTGGTGTGAAAAATGTACAATCGAAACCGTTTTCCGCTTGGCTGGGCGAATCGAACCGTTTGGTCTGGAATTTCACGGACATTTCGCAACATTCTGATAACAATGGCGTTGGAACGTTGAGAGCCCGACTGGATGTGGCCAATGGTCCGTCGAATCCGTCGATGTTAACCACACAATTCAATTGTGAAGGTACAACTCTATCTGGTATCGAATTTGAATTGGTCGGTGCTGGGTATCGACTGTCTTTGGTGAAGAGGAGATTTGTATCTG GAAAATACATCTGCGAAGGGGACGGTATTCGGAACATGACAACGCCAACGCCACCCAGCTCCAGCTCACCAAGTCCATACAATCGTACTGGTTAG